In Gossypium raimondii isolate GPD5lz chromosome 12, ASM2569854v1, whole genome shotgun sequence, a single window of DNA contains:
- the LOC105762427 gene encoding RING-H2 finger protein ATL2 has translation MMSSGMNLITTAIAFATSVIFIVFICSRIICGRIRGSQSRQMFHTQSEIDLQQVEEQTRGLEPVVVAAIPALRFNSETFTYIEDTQCSICLGDYQEKQVLRIMPKCGHNFHLSCIDLWLRKQSTCPVCRLPLQDIGETKQMRAATFRTMITLQSPQCSSSSTNSDMNT, from the exons ATGATGAGTTCAGGCATGAACTTGATCACAACTGCTATTGCTTTTGCAACCAGtgttatttttattgtgtttatttGTTCAAGAATAATTTGTGGGAGGATTCGAGGGTCTCAATCTAGACAAATGTTTCACACACAGTCCGAGATTGATCTTCAACAG GTAGAAGAACAGACTAGAGGGCTTGAACCAGTTGTAGTAGCTGCAATTCCCGCCTTAAGGTTCAACAGTGAGACATTTACTTACATTGAAGATACACA ATGCTCCATATGTTTAGGCGACTACCAAGAGAAACAAGTGCTGAGAATCATGCCTAAATGTGGCCACAACTTTCATCTCTCTTGCATTGACCTATGGCTAAGAAAACAATCCACTTGTCCTGTCTGTCGTTTACCGTTGCAGGACATTGGTGAAACAAAACAAATGAGAGCTGCAACATTTAGGACAATGATTACATTACAAAGTCCTCAATGTTCATCATCTTCTACAAATTCAGACATGAATAcgtga
- the LOC105762426 gene encoding two-component response regulator ARR1 encodes MAISVESNMNNVYAGVTVLLVDGDSTCVIILSKMLRSFGYKVVTTKRATDALCIIRDQQHKIDLVLTEACLHDMDKYELLETIRNISSLPIIVMSTDYDRNAVLGSLFKGAALHLEKPITMDDIKNLWQFTLIKGREINVPIIEAKSCIKEVSSMESALGVVVDGRRNLRDEKRKRPLEVENDKEGDNWDQGSSTLKKPKLIWTNELHNRFLQAIDMLGSEAYPKKILQLMNVPGLRKENVSSHLQKHRLSLKRQQEAILNTISSTESQAASHHALSEFSPRNGFHLFTDTTQTTSVAEQHGYINGLVQDNLNG; translated from the exons ATGGCTATCTCAGTTGAATCTAACATGAATAATGTATATGCAGGTGTTACTGTTTTGCTTGTAGATGGTGATTCAACATGTGTCATTATCCTATCAAAGATGCTTAGAAGCTTTGGCTATAAAG TGGTGACAACTAAACGAGCAACCGATGCACTTTGCATCATACGTGATCAACAACACAAAATTGACCTTGTCCTAACGGAAGCTTGCCTCCATGATATGGATAAATATGAGCTACTTGAGACCATAAGGAACATATCTAGCCTTCCTATTATTG TCATGTCGACAGATTATGATCGGAACGCCGTGCTAGGTAGCCTCTTCAAAGGTGCAGCGTTGCACCTTGAGAAACCAATCACCATGGATGACATTAAGAACCTATGGCAATTTACATTAATTAAGGGACGGGAAATTAATGTACCGATTATTGAAGCTAAAAGTTGTATCAAGGAGGTATCATCAATGGAGAGTGCGTTGGGTGTTGTCGTTGATGGGAGGCGGAATCTTCGGGACGAGAAAAGGAAACGACCACTCGAAGTGGAGAATGATAAGGAGGGAGATAATTGGGATCAAGGTTCTTCAACTCTAAAGAAGCCAAAGCTAATTTGGACTAATGAGCTACACAATAGGTTCCTTCAAGCTATTGACATGCTTGGTAGTGAAG CTTATCCAAAGAAAATACTTCAGCTTATGAATGTCCCTGGATTGAGGAAAGAAAATGTTTCAAGCCATTTGCAG AAACATCGTCTCTCATTGAAACGCCAACAAGAAGCAATTCTAAACACCATAAGCTCCACTGAATCACAAGCAGCATCGCATCATGCCTTGTCTGAATTCAGTCCACGAAATGGGTTTCATCTTTTTACAGACACAACACAAACAACGTCAGTTGCAGAACAACATGGTTATATCAATGGTCTGGTTCAAGACAATCTTAATGGTTAA